The Clostridioides sp. ES-S-0010-02 genome window below encodes:
- a CDS encoding nitroreductase family protein: protein MIDINLDKCVGCGMCESDCLVNAIRVKEDKAKVKNILCINCGHCMAICPTDAIEMQGFDKNEVLEFNHENFELEPEKLLNFIKFRRSIRSYKDIEVEEEKIKNIVEAGRYTPTGGNRQPIRYILVKEKLKEVKELAIEGLYNLALNTDDEDPVRSIYKNTFKRMYKRYKEEGYDSLFYDAPLLMVVVGDTSLGGSVYVDGGLAASNMELMAYSQGLGMCYNGFFVMASNVEPKLKELLGMNDNEAVITSFILGYPSVKYKRTVNRNSAKFEIR from the coding sequence ATGATAGACATAAATTTAGACAAATGTGTAGGATGTGGTATGTGTGAGTCAGACTGCCTTGTAAATGCAATAAGGGTTAAAGAAGATAAAGCAAAGGTGAAAAATATTCTCTGTATTAATTGTGGTCACTGTATGGCTATATGTCCAACAGATGCAATAGAAATGCAGGGATTTGATAAAAATGAAGTATTAGAATTCAATCATGAAAATTTTGAACTAGAGCCTGAAAAATTACTAAACTTTATCAAATTTAGAAGAAGTATAAGAAGCTATAAAGACATAGAGGTAGAAGAAGAAAAAATAAAAAACATAGTAGAAGCAGGAAGATACACACCAACAGGTGGAAATAGACAACCAATAAGATACATATTAGTAAAAGAAAAACTAAAAGAAGTAAAAGAATTAGCAATAGAAGGGCTTTATAACTTGGCATTAAATACTGATGATGAAGACCCTGTACGTTCTATATATAAAAATACATTTAAGAGAATGTACAAAAGATATAAAGAAGAAGGATATGATTCTCTATTCTATGATGCACCATTACTTATGGTAGTTGTTGGTGATACTTCTTTAGGAGGAAGTGTATATGTAGATGGTGGATTAGCTGCGTCTAATATGGAGCTTATGGCTTATTCTCAAGGATTAGGAATGTGCTACAATGGATTCTTTGTTATGGCATCAAATGTAGAGCCAAAGTTAAAGGAATTATTGGGAATGAATGATAATGAAGCAGTTATAACTTCATTTATATTGGGATACCCAAGTGTAAAATATAAGAGAACTGTAAATAGAAATAGTGCTAAATTTGAAATAAGATAG
- a CDS encoding transporter substrate-binding domain-containing protein, which yields MNSKKLLLLIIVIASIFTSCIFPFNVNALGSDNRTIRVAYPIQKGLTELDKQGKYSGYTYEYLLEIAQYTGWNYEFVQVSGDENEVLTKLMKMLEKGEIDIMGSMLYNEQMEKLYNYAGNSYGVVNTVLQVLYENTAIDSISLEAMKEIRIAVIENSNTRLKELNEYCKMNLISPKLVYCKSQEEQLQALKVGEADALLNVSVSPMEGVRTIAKFSPKPFYFITPKGSTDLTQRLNSAINNIEQTDPYFSTALYEKYFTPENSKMILSDDETTYIKDIDTLKVGVLLNKPPFQNIDKKTGELKGISIDLLNHISDKTRLKFELVPVKSQKDLDKMTKNHEIDIVAGMIYDYEDSRKHNVTMSRPFVSTQYIMMINNKLNENSLDGKRLALPKGTGYDNYFNGDVIWYDTLEECIEAVNKGFADYTYGEGYSIQYYINQPKYKNVRLVPQTYESQSICFGIVKPSKQELLGIFNKAIISIPSEKMQSIIYQNTTYRQDFSLLYIMQQNPIETILIVASLLLCIIGGMAWSLHTRKSMNQKISLELKKHAEVYEMASEYFFEYDYKRDKLIVSMKGKGISTYYGISKSAMSEIEIEHNKKFFDVIKSQENGTTEMYSICADGSCHWIRITSKIIYNEKSVPVYVIGKISNIDSEKEEKDKLLDKVQKDGLTNILNSAYIRKLTTESLSNLSPNKNGALLILDIDYFKSINDTYGHLIGDKILIDVAKVLARSFEKNDIVGRLGGDEFSIYIKDIINKEELVNKCNEVYKQIHLIKLPSGKSISISMGVVITKYGQKYDELYQMADDALYDSKKQGRNKFKIVGV from the coding sequence GTGAATTCAAAAAAATTACTTTTATTAATTATTGTAATTGCATCCATATTCACTTCTTGCATATTTCCTTTTAATGTCAATGCTCTAGGTAGTGATAATCGTACTATTCGGGTTGCTTATCCTATTCAAAAAGGGTTAACTGAACTAGATAAACAAGGTAAGTACTCTGGATATACATACGAATATCTGTTAGAAATTGCACAATATACTGGATGGAATTATGAATTTGTTCAAGTATCTGGTGATGAAAATGAAGTTCTTACAAAACTAATGAAAATGTTAGAAAAAGGTGAGATTGATATAATGGGAAGCATGTTATACAATGAGCAGATGGAAAAATTGTATAATTATGCAGGTAATAGTTATGGAGTAGTAAATACAGTATTACAAGTATTATATGAAAATACAGCTATTGATAGTATAAGTTTAGAAGCTATGAAAGAAATTCGTATTGCTGTAATAGAGAATTCTAATACTAGGCTTAAAGAATTAAATGAATATTGCAAGATGAATTTAATATCACCTAAATTGGTATATTGTAAGTCACAAGAAGAACAATTACAAGCACTAAAGGTTGGTGAAGCAGATGCACTGCTTAATGTGAGTGTGAGTCCAATGGAAGGTGTGCGTACTATAGCTAAATTCTCACCAAAGCCATTCTATTTTATTACACCTAAAGGAAGTACAGACTTAACTCAAAGACTCAATTCAGCAATTAATAATATCGAACAGACAGACCCATATTTTTCGACTGCTTTGTATGAAAAATATTTTACACCAGAAAATAGTAAGATGATTTTGTCTGATGATGAAACTACATATATTAAAGATATAGATACATTAAAAGTTGGAGTACTTTTAAATAAGCCACCATTTCAAAACATAGATAAAAAAACGGGCGAATTAAAGGGTATATCAATAGATTTATTAAATCACATATCTGATAAAACTAGATTGAAGTTTGAACTGGTGCCTGTAAAGTCCCAAAAAGATTTGGATAAAATGACTAAAAATCATGAAATTGATATTGTAGCAGGAATGATTTATGATTATGAAGATTCTCGTAAACACAATGTGACTATGTCTCGACCATTTGTTTCCACCCAATATATTATGATGATTAATAACAAATTAAATGAAAATAGTTTAGATGGAAAACGTCTAGCTCTACCTAAAGGGACTGGTTATGATAATTATTTTAATGGGGATGTCATATGGTATGATACTTTGGAAGAGTGTATAGAAGCTGTTAACAAAGGGTTTGCAGATTATACTTATGGAGAAGGATATTCTATACAGTACTATATTAATCAACCTAAGTACAAAAACGTACGTTTAGTTCCACAGACTTATGAATCACAGAGTATTTGCTTTGGAATAGTTAAACCAAGTAAGCAGGAATTATTGGGTATATTTAATAAAGCTATTATAAGCATTCCATCAGAAAAGATGCAATCAATTATCTATCAAAACACTACATATAGACAAGACTTTTCACTACTTTATATTATGCAACAAAATCCAATTGAAACTATTTTAATAGTTGCTAGTTTATTACTTTGCATTATTGGAGGTATGGCATGGAGCCTGCATACACGTAAAAGTATGAATCAGAAAATATCTTTGGAACTTAAAAAGCATGCTGAAGTTTATGAAATGGCAAGTGAATACTTTTTTGAATATGATTATAAACGAGATAAATTGATAGTTTCTATGAAAGGGAAAGGAATTAGTACTTATTATGGTATAAGTAAGAGTGCTATGAGTGAGATTGAAATAGAACATAATAAAAAGTTTTTTGATGTAATCAAGTCACAGGAGAATGGGACGACTGAAATGTATTCTATATGCGCTGATGGTAGTTGTCACTGGATTAGAATTACTTCAAAAATAATTTATAATGAAAAAAGTGTACCAGTGTATGTAATTGGAAAAATATCTAATATTGATTCTGAAAAAGAGGAAAAAGATAAGTTACTGGATAAGGTTCAAAAAGATGGCTTAACAAATATTCTTAATTCAGCATATATTAGAAAGTTAACTACAGAAAGTTTATCTAATTTATCTCCTAACAAAAATGGAGCTTTGTTAATTTTAGATATTGATTATTTTAAGTCTATTAATGATACTTATGGGCATTTAATTGGAGATAAAATATTAATTGATGTTGCAAAAGTACTTGCTAGAAGTTTTGAAAAAAATGATATTGTTGGTCGATTGGGTGGAGACGAGTTTAGTATCTATATTAAAGATATAATAAATAAGGAAGAACTTGTCAATAAATGTAATGAAGTATATAAACAAATTCACCTCATAAAACTGCCAAGTGGAAAAAGCATATCTATAAGTATGGGTGTAGTAATAACAAAATATGGACAGAAATATGACGAATTATATCAAATGGCAGATGATGCTCTTTATGATTCTAAGAAGCAAGGAAGAAATAAATTTAAAATAGTAGGAGTATAA
- a CDS encoding aminoacyl-histidine dipeptidase codes for MGNVLEGLKPENVFKNFEKISQIPRGSGNEKGISDYLLSFGKNLGLETIQDESLNIIIRKPATKGYENCPGVVLQGHMDMVCEKEKNVEHDFLKDPIKLRINGDMIYATGTTLGADNGIAVAMGMAILEDNTLEHPALEVLVTVNEEDGMNGADALDPSLIKGQYILNMDSEEEGYLLVSCAGGKTCVVSLPVEYKEVGADKQALLVEVTGLLGGHSGMEIVLQRANANKAIARVLSVLDVDYELVSVDGGTKHNAIPREAKCIIAVDKADVESAKKQINDILTAFKHEFTTSDPDMAYSVVETSATKALTKDCKEKVIQMSSLTPHGVQSVSLDIEGLVESSTNFAIIETKESTIEFLTSVRSSVMSIRDEIADRIRLLAQALGADYGLTSQYPAWEFKKGSKLEKICSETYEKLTGKVPTVMALHAGLECGLLLDKLPHAEAISIGPDMFDVHTPKEHVSIPSIANVWDYVIEILKSMNQY; via the coding sequence ATGGGAAACGTATTAGAAGGATTAAAACCAGAAAATGTTTTTAAAAACTTTGAGAAAATATCTCAAATTCCTAGAGGTTCTGGAAACGAGAAAGGCATAAGTGATTATTTACTTAGCTTTGGTAAAAATTTAGGGCTTGAAACTATCCAGGATGAAAGTTTAAACATAATAATAAGAAAGCCTGCTACAAAAGGATATGAAAATTGTCCAGGAGTAGTTCTTCAAGGACATATGGATATGGTTTGTGAAAAAGAAAAGAATGTTGAACATGATTTTCTTAAAGACCCTATAAAATTAAGAATTAATGGTGATATGATATACGCTACTGGAACTACTCTTGGAGCTGACAATGGTATCGCTGTTGCTATGGGTATGGCTATATTAGAAGATAATACTTTAGAGCATCCAGCATTAGAAGTTTTAGTTACTGTTAATGAAGAAGATGGTATGAATGGTGCTGATGCATTAGACCCAAGCTTAATCAAAGGTCAATATATCCTAAACATGGACTCCGAGGAAGAAGGATATCTATTAGTTAGTTGTGCTGGTGGTAAAACTTGTGTTGTTAGTCTACCTGTTGAGTACAAAGAAGTTGGAGCTGACAAGCAAGCTTTATTAGTTGAAGTTACTGGATTATTAGGTGGACATTCTGGTATGGAAATTGTTTTACAAAGAGCAAATGCTAACAAAGCAATAGCTAGAGTATTAAGCGTACTAGATGTTGATTACGAATTAGTTTCAGTTGATGGTGGTACTAAGCATAATGCTATACCTCGTGAAGCTAAATGTATAATAGCTGTTGATAAAGCTGATGTTGAATCTGCTAAAAAACAAATAAATGATATTTTAACTGCATTTAAACATGAGTTTACTACTTCTGACCCTGATATGGCTTATTCAGTAGTTGAAACTTCTGCAACTAAAGCTCTTACTAAAGACTGCAAAGAAAAAGTTATTCAAATGTCAAGCTTAACTCCTCATGGTGTTCAATCTGTAAGTCTTGATATAGAAGGATTAGTTGAAAGTTCTACTAACTTTGCTATAATTGAAACTAAAGAATCAACTATTGAATTCTTAACTTCTGTTAGAAGTTCTGTTATGTCTATTAGAGATGAGATAGCTGATAGAATAAGACTTTTAGCTCAAGCTTTAGGTGCTGACTATGGTCTTACATCTCAATATCCAGCTTGGGAATTTAAAAAAGGTTCTAAATTAGAAAAAATATGTAGTGAAACTTATGAGAAATTAACTGGTAAAGTTCCTACTGTTATGGCTCTACATGCTGGTCTTGAGTGTGGATTATTACTTGATAAACTTCCTCATGCTGAAGCTATCTCTATAGGACCAGATATGTTTGATGTTCATACTCCAAAAGAACACGTTAGTATACCTTCTATTGCTAATGTTTGGGATTATGTTATTGAAATATTAAAATCTATGAACCAATATTAA
- a CDS encoding DUF523 domain-containing protein, whose product MILVSACLIGINCKYSGDNNENEEVKEYLKGKDFTLVCPEQLGGLSTPRPPAEIVDGKVITKEDNKDVTENFVRGAEETLKIARLYVCSEAILKEGSPSCGCNLVYDGSFSGKKIPGKGITAKLLEEEGIKVKSEKDL is encoded by the coding sequence ATGATATTAGTATCTGCATGTTTAATAGGAATAAATTGTAAATATAGTGGCGATAATAATGAAAATGAAGAAGTAAAAGAATACCTAAAAGGTAAAGATTTTACTCTTGTATGTCCAGAACAGTTAGGTGGTTTATCTACACCAAGACCTCCTGCTGAGATAGTTGATGGAAAAGTAATCACAAAAGAAGATAATAAAGATGTAACAGAAAACTTTGTAAGAGGGGCTGAAGAAACTCTAAAAATAGCAAGATTATATGTATGTAGCGAAGCAATACTAAAAGAGGGTAGCCCCTCTTGTGGATGTAATCTAGTGTATGATGGTAGTTTTTCAGGCAAAAAAATACCAGGGAAAGGTATCACAGCAAAGTTACTGGAAGAAGAAGGAATAAAAGTCAAGAGTGAAAAAGACTTATAG
- a CDS encoding endonuclease MutS2 produces the protein MNEKSLRVLEYNKIIDLLKKKASSSLGLKYIESLVPNTDFVEVKSMLEETSEAQSIIIKRGSVGLDGIHDIEDKVKRAYIGASLDPGSLIMIADTLRVARRLKNSLSSSDEEDFNYPIIQSLSNSLYVYKDIEEQIYNAIISEVEISDNASSTLRDIRRRIAQKNQSIRSKLNSIISSTTYQKYLQDAIISLRGDRFVVPVKSEYRSQVAGIVHDQSSSGATLFIEPMTIVEMNNELRQLKLGEQEEIERILSELSAMVGEVSEDLISNQEILGRLDFAFSKGKLSIQMRGIEPTLNEDKYLNIKNGRHPLLDKKKVVANTIYLGRDFHTLVITGPNTGGKTVTIKTVGLFALMTQSGLHIPADYGSSMCVYDNVFADIGDEQSIEQSLSTFSSHMTNIVSILKTVTADSLVIFDELGAGTDPVEGAALAIAVLEDINSVGAKCIATTHYSELKNYALTKSGVENAAVEFDIETLSPTYKLLIGVPGKSNAFEISRKLGLSDYVISRAKEYINTDNIALEDVLQNVEKNRIKAIEDREEAERLKEEIERLKVEYDEKLEKLVTQRDKMIEKAKSEAFSITRQAKEEVDLIIKELRSLEQERASKEKNRKIEELRKELTSSMGSLQPTVKSMIVPKVSSKEIKDLKPGEEVRVITLNQNGSVVSVDKKRKEAVVQIGIMKMTLPFKSLQKSHKDVSKHVTKSTRNIIRAKSGNIKSEVDLRGLNLEEAIMEVEKYLDDAYVAGLESVTVIHGIGTGVLKSGLQDILRKNRHVKSQRGGQYGEGGAGVTIVKLK, from the coding sequence ATGAATGAGAAATCGTTAAGAGTTCTAGAATACAATAAAATAATAGATTTATTAAAGAAGAAAGCCTCATCTTCTTTAGGTCTAAAATATATAGAAAGTTTAGTTCCAAATACTGATTTTGTAGAAGTAAAGTCCATGCTAGAAGAAACTAGTGAAGCTCAATCAATTATTATAAAGAGAGGTTCAGTAGGTTTGGATGGTATTCATGATATAGAAGATAAGGTTAAAAGAGCCTATATAGGTGCATCTCTTGACCCAGGAAGTTTAATTATGATAGCGGATACTTTAAGAGTAGCTAGAAGATTAAAAAATAGTCTATCTAGCAGTGATGAAGAAGATTTTAATTATCCAATAATACAATCTCTATCAAATTCTCTATATGTATATAAAGATATAGAAGAACAGATATACAATGCGATAATAAGTGAAGTAGAAATATCTGACAATGCTTCAAGTACACTTAGAGATATCAGAAGAAGAATAGCTCAAAAAAATCAATCCATTAGGTCTAAATTAAATTCAATAATAAGTTCAACTACTTATCAAAAATACTTACAAGATGCCATAATTTCTCTAAGAGGTGATAGATTTGTAGTACCTGTAAAATCTGAATATAGGTCGCAAGTAGCTGGTATAGTACATGACCAGTCATCTTCTGGTGCGACACTTTTTATAGAGCCAATGACTATAGTAGAGATGAACAATGAGTTAAGACAGCTAAAATTAGGAGAGCAAGAAGAGATAGAGAGAATTTTATCAGAACTTTCTGCAATGGTTGGAGAAGTAAGTGAAGATTTGATATCCAATCAAGAGATACTTGGAAGATTAGACTTTGCATTTTCAAAAGGAAAACTTTCTATACAAATGAGAGGTATAGAGCCTACATTAAATGAGGATAAATATTTAAATATAAAAAATGGAAGACATCCACTATTAGATAAGAAAAAAGTAGTGGCAAATACTATTTATTTAGGAAGAGACTTCCACACATTGGTAATAACAGGTCCAAATACAGGTGGTAAAACAGTTACAATAAAAACTGTAGGTTTATTTGCACTTATGACACAAAGTGGACTTCACATACCTGCTGATTATGGAAGTAGTATGTGTGTATATGATAATGTATTTGCAGATATAGGAGATGAACAAAGTATTGAGCAAAGTTTATCTACATTTTCATCTCACATGACAAATATAGTATCAATACTAAAAACCGTAACAGCAGACTCTTTAGTTATATTTGACGAATTAGGAGCAGGAACAGACCCTGTTGAGGGAGCTGCACTTGCAATAGCAGTATTAGAAGATATAAACTCTGTAGGAGCGAAATGTATAGCAACTACTCACTATAGTGAACTTAAAAATTATGCTCTTACTAAATCTGGTGTAGAAAATGCAGCAGTTGAATTTGATATAGAAACTTTAAGTCCAACATATAAGTTACTTATAGGTGTTCCTGGAAAATCAAATGCGTTTGAGATTTCCAGAAAACTTGGACTTAGTGACTATGTAATTTCACGTGCCAAAGAATATATAAACACAGATAACATAGCTTTAGAAGATGTATTACAAAATGTTGAAAAGAACAGAATCAAAGCTATTGAAGATAGAGAAGAAGCTGAGAGATTGAAGGAAGAGATAGAAAGACTAAAAGTAGAATACGACGAAAAACTTGAAAAATTAGTTACTCAAAGAGATAAGATGATTGAAAAGGCTAAATCAGAAGCATTTTCAATAACAAGACAAGCTAAGGAAGAAGTAGACCTTATAATAAAGGAACTTAGAAGTTTAGAACAAGAAAGAGCTTCTAAAGAAAAAAATCGTAAAATAGAAGAACTTAGAAAAGAATTGACTAGTTCTATGGGAAGTCTTCAACCGACAGTAAAAAGTATGATAGTTCCAAAAGTTTCAAGTAAAGAAATAAAAGACCTAAAACCAGGGGAAGAAGTTAGAGTAATAACTTTAAATCAAAATGGTAGTGTGGTTTCTGTAGACAAAAAGAGAAAAGAAGCAGTAGTGCAAATTGGTATAATGAAGATGACTCTACCTTTTAAATCTTTACAAAAATCTCACAAGGATGTTTCAAAACACGTTACTAAATCAACAAGAAATATCATAAGGGCAAAATCTGGAAATATAAAAAGTGAAGTTGACCTTAGAGGTTTAAATTTAGAAGAAGCTATAATGGAAGTCGAAAAATATCTAGATGATGCATATGTAGCAGGTCTAGAATCTGTAACAGTAATACATGGAATTGGTACAGGAGTGCTAAAATCAGGACTACAAGACATTTTAAGAAAAAATAGACATGTAAAATCACAAAGAGGTGGCCAGTATGGAGAAGGTGGAGCAGGAGTAACAATTGTTAAACTAAAATAA
- a CDS encoding arginine--tRNA ligase, which produces MQDFKVAISNCLKEKIEELSIEEIEALIEVPPNKDMGDYAFPCFKLAKVFRKAPNMIASELAESIEASGEITKVIQLGGYVNFFVNKSQLAETVIKKVLDEKENYGRSDFGKDKTVIVEYSSPNIAKPFHIGHIRTTVIGNALYKIYESQGYKTIRINHLGDYGTQFGKLIVAFKKWGEKEVVESNPIPELLKLYVRFHEEAEQHPEMEDEARAWFTKLENGDEEAKELWQWFRDESLKEFSRVYKLLDIEFDSLAGESFYSDKMDRVIELLEEKNLLQESKGARIVDLEEYKMPPALITKNDGSTLYMTRDLAAAIYRKETYDFDKCIYVVGSQQNLHFQQWFKVIELMGYEWAKDLVHVGFGMVALEEGTMSTRKGRVVFLEDALNQAIDKTKDIILTKNPDAKNVDEISKQVGVGAVVFQELSNSRIKDYTFSWERTLSFDGETGPYVQYTHARCCAVLRKAKEEITSDIDYSLLADEDSAEVLRVIESFNKNILLALKKNEPHIVTRFMLDLAQAFNKFYHDNPILVENLEIRKSRLALVQATKQTLENSLKLLGMHAPERM; this is translated from the coding sequence ATGCAAGATTTCAAGGTAGCAATATCAAATTGCCTTAAAGAGAAAATAGAAGAACTGTCGATAGAAGAGATAGAGGCACTTATAGAAGTTCCACCAAACAAGGACATGGGTGACTATGCTTTTCCATGCTTTAAATTAGCTAAAGTATTTAGAAAAGCTCCAAACATGATAGCAAGTGAATTAGCAGAAAGTATAGAAGCTAGTGGAGAGATAACAAAAGTAATACAATTAGGCGGATATGTGAATTTCTTTGTAAACAAATCTCAATTAGCAGAAACTGTAATCAAAAAAGTATTAGATGAAAAAGAAAATTATGGTCGTAGTGATTTTGGAAAAGATAAAACTGTAATAGTTGAATACTCTTCTCCAAATATAGCAAAGCCTTTCCATATAGGGCATATAAGAACTACAGTAATAGGTAATGCTCTATATAAGATATATGAATCACAAGGATACAAAACTATAAGAATAAATCATTTAGGTGACTATGGAACTCAATTTGGTAAGTTAATAGTGGCCTTTAAAAAGTGGGGAGAAAAGGAAGTAGTAGAATCTAATCCAATCCCAGAATTATTAAAATTATATGTAAGATTCCATGAGGAAGCAGAACAACATCCAGAAATGGAAGATGAAGCAAGAGCATGGTTTACTAAATTAGAAAATGGTGACGAAGAAGCAAAAGAATTATGGCAATGGTTTAGAGATGAAAGTCTAAAAGAATTTAGTAGAGTATATAAACTTTTAGATATAGAATTTGATTCTTTAGCAGGTGAAAGTTTCTATTCTGATAAGATGGACAGAGTAATAGAGTTGTTAGAAGAGAAAAATCTTTTACAAGAGTCTAAAGGTGCAAGAATCGTTGATTTAGAAGAATATAAGATGCCACCAGCTCTTATTACTAAGAATGATGGCTCAACATTATATATGACAAGAGATTTAGCTGCAGCAATATATAGAAAAGAAACTTATGATTTTGATAAGTGTATATATGTAGTTGGTTCTCAACAAAACCTACATTTCCAACAATGGTTTAAAGTAATTGAACTTATGGGATATGAATGGGCAAAAGACTTAGTGCATGTTGGATTTGGTATGGTAGCTCTTGAAGAAGGGACTATGTCAACTAGAAAAGGAAGAGTTGTATTTTTAGAAGATGCATTAAATCAAGCTATAGATAAAACTAAGGATATTATACTAACTAAAAACCCAGATGCTAAAAATGTAGATGAAATATCTAAACAAGTAGGTGTTGGAGCTGTAGTATTCCAAGAACTATCTAATAGTAGAATAAAAGACTATACTTTCTCATGGGAAAGAACATTAAGCTTTGATGGAGAGACTGGGCCATATGTTCAATATACACATGCTAGATGTTGTGCAGTTTTAAGAAAAGCAAAAGAAGAAATCACTTCTGATATAGATTATAGTCTATTGGCTGATGAAGATAGTGCAGAAGTTCTTAGAGTTATAGAGTCATTTAATAAAAATATTTTACTTGCTCTAAAGAAGAATGAGCCGCATATAGTTACAAGATTTATGCTAGATTTAGCTCAAGCGTTTAATAAATTTTATCATGACAATCCAATTTTAGTGGAAAATTTAGAGATTAGAAAATCGAGACTTGCTTTGGTACAAGCCACAAAACAAACTTTAGAAAATTCTCTGAAGCTGTTGGGAATGCACGCTCCAGAAAGAATGTAA
- a CDS encoding B12-binding domain-containing radical SAM protein yields MKILLTTLNSKFIHTNLAIRYLKEFVRNLLEVDMKEYTINNDLDYILKDIYKNEYDIILFSTYIWNIGDIVKLCDNLKKIRPNTKIALGGPEVSYDSYEAMKKYDFVDYILYGEGELIFRDLVLHLKGKKEIKSVDGLVYRQGSEIIVNKPMELLQNLDEIPSPYENLNPKEYENRIVYYESSRGCPFNCQYCLSSTIPGLRYFSLDRIKRDLKALIDARVSQIKFIDRTFNANKKVAMEIMDFLMKNDNGYTTYHFEVTAYLIDDKMLEFLADCKEGLFQFEIGVQSTNEKTLDAVGRRDDFKKLSHVVQTVASYRNIHQHLDLIAGLPYEDYESFENSFNDVFNLGIEHLQLGFLKMIKGTGMRKVADEHGFKYKDYAPYEFLYNNYISYEETLKLKDIEDVLERYYNSKNFVLSMRYIIGKFYKQSPFKFFETFAKYFDENGYFDLAQGKNQLYKILLDFYNEKINIDNDVFNDILKYDYISLGKTSNIPQFFNKLDVDDFKNRCHVFLQDNDNLSTYLPNFVDKPAKHIIKYVHFEPFKFNIVDLKNNINTEIREEENIVLFEYDDKKIFEKSKTHKVEI; encoded by the coding sequence TTGAAAATTTTATTAACAACGTTGAATTCTAAGTTTATTCATACAAATTTAGCTATAAGATACCTAAAAGAATTTGTAAGGAATTTGCTAGAAGTTGACATGAAAGAATATACGATAAACAATGACTTAGATTATATTTTAAAAGATATATACAAAAATGAATATGATATAATTTTATTCTCAACATATATCTGGAATATAGGAGATATAGTTAAACTTTGTGATAATCTAAAAAAAATTAGACCAAATACTAAAATAGCTTTGGGCGGGCCAGAAGTGAGTTATGATAGCTATGAGGCAATGAAGAAATACGATTTTGTAGATTATATACTTTATGGAGAAGGAGAATTAATCTTTAGAGATTTAGTGCTTCATCTTAAAGGAAAAAAAGAAATAAAAAGTGTAGACGGATTGGTATATAGACAAGGAAGCGAGATAATAGTAAATAAACCTATGGAACTTCTTCAAAATTTGGACGAGATTCCTAGTCCTTATGAAAATTTAAATCCAAAGGAATATGAAAATAGAATAGTATATTATGAGTCGTCAAGAGGTTGTCCATTTAACTGTCAATACTGCTTATCTTCTACCATTCCTGGTCTGAGATATTTCAGCTTAGATAGAATAAAAAGAGATTTAAAAGCTTTAATAGATGCAAGAGTCTCACAAATTAAATTTATTGATAGAACTTTTAATGCAAATAAAAAAGTAGCTATGGAAATTATGGATTTTCTTATGAAAAATGATAATGGATATACAACCTATCATTTTGAAGTTACGGCATATTTGATAGATGACAAGATGCTAGAGTTTTTGGCTGACTGTAAAGAAGGGCTTTTCCAGTTTGAAATAGGAGTACAGTCGACAAATGAAAAAACACTTGATGCAGTAGGAAGAAGAGATGATTTCAAAAAGTTATCTCATGTTGTTCAGACAGTAGCATCTTATAGAAATATACATCAACATTTAGACTTAATTGCAGGACTTCCCTATGAGGATTATGAAAGCTTTGAGAACTCATTTAATGATGTATTTAATCTAGGGATAGAACACTTACAATTAGGTTTCTTAAAGATGATTAAGGGTACAGGTATGAGAAAGGTAGCAGATGAGCATGGATTTAAATATAAGGATTATGCTCCATATGAGTTTTTATACAATAATTATATAAGCTATGAAGAAACATTGAAATTAAAGGATATAGAAGATGTACTTGAAAGATACTACAATTCTAAAAACTTTGTGTTGTCCATGAGATATATTATAGGCAAATTTTATAAACAAAGTCCTTTTAAATTTTTTGAAACTTTTGCTAAGTACTTTGATGAAAATGGGTATTTTGACTTGGCACAGGGGAAAAATCAATTATACAAAATATTACTGGATTTCTATAATGAAAAAATAAATATAGACAATGATGTATTTAATGATATATTAAAGTATGACTACATTTCACTAGGTAAGACATCAAATATACCACAGTTTTTTAATAAGTTAGATGTGGATGACTTTAAGAATAGATGTCATGTATTTTTACAAGATAATGATAACTTATCAACATATCTACCTAATTTTGTTGATAAACCAGCAAAACATATAATAAAATATGTTCATTTTGAACCATTTAAATTTAATATTGTGGATTTAAAAAATAATATAAATACAGAAATAAGAGAAGAAGAAAATATAGTCTTATTTGAATATGATGATAAAAAAATATTTGAGAAATCTAAAACTCATAAAGTAGAAATTTAA